A single window of Tumebacillus sp. BK434 DNA harbors:
- the rpoE gene encoding DNA-directed RNA polymerase subunit delta: protein MSEQALQLNPQQIAELSLVDLAYQVLRTTNKPYHFRDLMAELARLKGLTEEQVNEVIARLYTEINIDGRFVCIGANVWGLKRWYPTDKAAPEKAATGKKFVRKDMDEDDDFYDDEDDSFEEEIDEDDAFGDYAEDEDDLDAVAEDGDEEEAADEDFEDEELEETDEEEDLDSYEEEEDDF, encoded by the coding sequence TTGTCCGAACAAGCATTGCAACTCAACCCGCAGCAAATTGCGGAGCTGTCTCTTGTAGACCTGGCGTACCAAGTACTGCGCACCACCAACAAGCCGTACCATTTTCGCGATCTGATGGCGGAGCTGGCGCGTCTGAAAGGTCTCACCGAGGAGCAGGTGAACGAAGTGATCGCCCGCCTCTACACCGAGATCAACATCGACGGCCGCTTTGTTTGCATCGGCGCTAACGTGTGGGGTCTGAAGCGCTGGTACCCGACCGATAAAGCCGCTCCGGAGAAAGCTGCGACCGGCAAGAAGTTCGTCCGCAAAGACATGGACGAAGACGACGACTTCTACGATGATGAAGACGATTCGTTCGAAGAGGAGATCGACGAGGACGACGCGTTTGGCGACTATGCCGAAGACGAAGACGACCTCGATGCGGTCGCAGAAGACGGCGATGAGGAAGAAGCCGCTGACGAAGACTTCGAAGACGAAGAGCTCGAAGAGACGGACGAAGAGGAAGACCTCGATTCGTACGAAGAAGAAGAAGACGATTTTTAA
- a CDS encoding CTP synthase, whose amino-acid sequence MAKYIFVTGGVVSSLGKGITAASLGRLLKNRGLKVTIQKFDPYINIDPGTMSPYQHGEVFVTDDGAETDLDLGHYERFIDINLSKNNNITTGKVYSSVIAKERRGDYLGGTVQVIPHITNEIKERVFRTAKDTSADVVITEIGGTVGDIESLPFLEAIRQIKSDVGRDNVMYIHVTLMPYLGKAGEMKTKPTQHSVKELRSIGITPNIIVCRTTMPLSLDVKKKIALFCDTDPDAVIESRDADTLYDLPLMFQEEGLDDLVVRHFGFQTPPADMTEWIQLVNKVKNLQHTTKIALVGKYVALRDAYISVAEALHHAGFAADSNIDIDWIPAEEVTAENVDELLGSADGILVPGGFGDRGVEGKIIATRYAREKQIPFLGICLGMQVACIEYARGVLGYEDANSSEINELTEHPVIDLLPEQKDIEDLGGTLRLGLYPCKLEPGTKAYAAYGESLIYERHRHRYEFNNEYREEMKQQGFLFSGTSPDGRLVEIVELQDHPWFVASQFHPEFTSRPNRPQPLFRDFVRAALELHHNR is encoded by the coding sequence ATGGCTAAGTACATTTTTGTCACAGGCGGCGTTGTATCTTCGTTAGGCAAGGGGATCACGGCAGCGTCGCTCGGCCGTCTTTTGAAAAATCGGGGTCTGAAAGTCACGATCCAGAAGTTTGACCCGTACATCAACATCGACCCGGGCACGATGAGCCCGTATCAGCACGGCGAAGTGTTTGTCACCGACGACGGGGCGGAAACGGACCTCGACCTCGGCCACTACGAGCGCTTCATCGACATCAACCTGTCGAAGAACAACAACATCACGACCGGGAAAGTGTACTCTTCGGTCATCGCCAAGGAGCGCCGCGGCGACTATCTCGGCGGTACCGTGCAGGTCATTCCGCACATCACCAACGAGATCAAAGAGCGCGTGTTCCGCACGGCGAAAGACACCTCAGCCGATGTGGTGATCACCGAGATCGGCGGCACGGTCGGCGACATCGAGTCCCTGCCGTTCCTCGAAGCGATCCGCCAGATCAAGTCGGATGTCGGCCGTGACAACGTGATGTACATCCACGTCACGCTGATGCCGTACCTCGGCAAAGCGGGCGAGATGAAGACCAAGCCGACACAGCACTCGGTCAAAGAACTGCGCTCGATCGGGATCACGCCGAACATCATCGTCTGCCGCACGACGATGCCGCTGTCGCTCGACGTGAAGAAAAAGATCGCCCTGTTCTGCGACACCGACCCGGATGCGGTCATCGAGTCCCGCGATGCGGATACGCTCTATGATCTGCCGCTGATGTTCCAGGAAGAAGGCCTCGACGATCTCGTCGTTCGCCATTTCGGCTTCCAGACCCCGCCGGCCGACATGACCGAATGGATTCAGCTGGTCAACAAAGTCAAGAACCTGCAGCACACGACGAAGATCGCTCTCGTCGGCAAATACGTGGCGCTGCGCGACGCTTACATCTCGGTGGCGGAAGCGCTGCACCACGCCGGTTTTGCTGCCGATTCGAACATCGACATCGACTGGATTCCGGCGGAGGAAGTCACCGCTGAGAACGTGGACGAGCTGCTCGGCAGCGCGGACGGCATCCTCGTGCCGGGCGGATTCGGCGACCGGGGCGTGGAAGGCAAGATCATTGCGACCCGCTATGCCCGCGAGAAGCAGATCCCGTTCCTCGGCATCTGCCTCGGCATGCAGGTGGCCTGCATCGAGTATGCGCGCGGCGTGCTCGGCTATGAAGATGCCAACTCCAGCGAGATCAACGAGCTGACCGAGCATCCGGTCATCGACCTGCTGCCGGAGCAAAAGGACATCGAGGATCTCGGCGGCACGCTGCGCCTCGGCCTGTATCCGTGCAAATTGGAGCCGGGCACGAAAGCATACGCAGCGTACGGCGAGTCGCTGATCTACGAGCGCCATCGCCACCGCTACGAGTTCAACAACGAGTACCGCGAAGAGATGAAGCAGCAAGGCTTCCTCTTCTCCGGCACCTCGCCGGACGGCCGTCTGGTCGAGATCGTCGAGCTGCAGGATCATCCGTGGTTCGTCGCGTCGCAGTTCCACCCGGAATTCACCTCGCGCCCGAACCGTCCGCAGCCCTTGTTCCGCGACTTTGTCCGCGCGGCGCTCGAACTGCATCACAACCGATAA
- a CDS encoding helix-turn-helix domain-containing protein has translation MLGAKIRQLRKEKGMSLGELAQRADCAKSYLSDIERGVRDNPSIQFIDKIALVLEVPTEFFLDKSYTTAEMLASELAPEMVELVKQLDLGWLQLTQQAAASGLTKEQFQEFIEYARWKAIQASGD, from the coding sequence TTGCTCGGGGCGAAGATACGACAGCTTCGGAAAGAGAAGGGGATGAGCCTTGGCGAGTTGGCCCAGCGTGCCGATTGTGCGAAGAGCTACCTGAGCGACATCGAGCGCGGTGTCCGTGACAATCCATCGATCCAGTTTATTGACAAGATCGCGTTGGTGCTGGAAGTGCCGACCGAGTTCTTTTTAGATAAAAGCTACACCACCGCCGAGATGCTGGCCAGCGAGCTGGCGCCGGAGATGGTGGAGCTGGTCAAACAGCTCGATCTCGGCTGGCTGCAATTGACTCAGCAGGCGGCGGCGAGCGGCTTGACCAAAGAGCAATTTCAGGAATTTATCGAATATGCCCGCTGGAAAGCCATCCAAGCTTCCGGCGATTGA